A portion of the Lysinibacillus timonensis genome contains these proteins:
- a CDS encoding Na(+)/H(+) antiporter subunit B yields MKINDVILRTVVKGVVLIILTLGVYLFFSGHNAPGGGFIGGLVLGSAIILLYITYDIETIQKKMPFDFKKVAALGVLLATGTALGSLYFDAPFLSQTDGYFDIPLLGEKHLTTVTIFEAGVALTVIGTLVTIILSISEDD; encoded by the coding sequence GTGAAAATTAATGATGTCATTTTAAGAACAGTTGTAAAGGGTGTCGTTTTAATAATTTTGACACTTGGTGTTTACTTGTTCTTTTCCGGACATAATGCACCAGGTGGTGGGTTTATAGGAGGACTTGTTTTAGGTTCTGCGATTATTTTGCTTTATATCACTTATGATATAGAGACGATTCAAAAAAAGATGCCCTTTGACTTTAAAAAGGTAGCGGCATTAGGGGTTCTACTTGCAACTGGAACTGCTCTTGGGTCTTTATATTTCGATGCGCCTTTTTTATCCCAAACTGATGGGTATTTTGATATACCACTTTTAGGAGAAAAACATTTAACAACGGTGACAATTTTTGAAGCTGGTGTAGCTTTAACCGTGATAGGAACACTTGTCACAATTATTTTGAGCATTAGTGAGGATGATTGA
- a CDS encoding universal stress protein, whose translation MGIIKRSDESILVCVYYGLNGERLIRRGHKLATLLDCPLYILTVDSNPLDAFDAEKSGYIENWTELCEELNVEKFIIRDNEKRPIQKVIAEVAREYNITQIIVGQSAQSRWEEITKGSFLNVLLKEVPFVDFHIVSVKRQFVDNDNGNFEKGVRAYIIQDDENYKITFTCPKKEHLEGIFFKEIGTDFDNGIFKFPHEHKMNEVTIKEGYVTNSILIYSLLGK comes from the coding sequence ATGGGAATTATCAAAAGGTCAGATGAAAGTATTCTTGTCTGTGTATATTACGGATTGAATGGAGAACGTCTTATTCGTAGAGGTCATAAATTAGCAACCTTATTAGATTGTCCATTATATATACTAACTGTAGATTCAAACCCGCTTGATGCTTTTGATGCAGAGAAATCGGGATATATTGAAAATTGGACGGAACTTTGTGAAGAATTGAATGTAGAGAAGTTTATTATCCGTGATAACGAGAAAAGACCAATTCAAAAAGTAATTGCTGAAGTTGCAAGGGAATATAACATTACTCAAATCATTGTCGGCCAAAGCGCTCAAAGTAGATGGGAAGAAATCACAAAAGGTTCATTTTTAAATGTTTTACTTAAAGAAGTACCGTTTGTCGACTTCCATATTGTATCGGTAAAAAGGCAGTTCGTTGATAATGACAATGGGAATTTTGAAAAGGGCGTCCGCGCATACATTATTCAAGATGATGAAAATTATAAAATTACTTTTACTTGTCCAAAAAAGGAGCATTTAGAGGGTATTTTCTTTAAAGAAATTGGTACTGATTTTGATAATGGTATTTTCAAGTTTCCACACGAACATAAAATGAATGAAGTGACAATAAAAGAAGGATATGTTACTAATTCTATATTAATTTACTCCTTATTAGGGAAATGA
- a CDS encoding Na(+)/H(+) antiporter subunit C, whose translation MESLMVVLVGVLVSVGTYLILSRNIIRIILGTAVLSHAVHLLILTMGGLKKGDVPLLSHSDGPFTDALPQALILTAIVISFATTAFLLVLAYRMYKANGTDDVSELRGMPDE comes from the coding sequence ATGGAATCTTTAATGGTTGTATTGGTTGGTGTTCTTGTATCAGTTGGAACTTATTTAATCCTCTCTCGCAATATAATACGTATTATTTTAGGAACAGCCGTCTTATCTCATGCCGTCCATTTACTAATCCTAACGATGGGTGGGCTCAAAAAAGGGGATGTGCCATTACTTAGCCATTCAGACGGTCCATTTACGGATGCCCTGCCACAAGCTCTAATTTTAACTGCAATCGTAATAAGTTTCGCGACAACAGCATTTCTTTTAGTTTTGGCATACCGAATGTATAAAGCCAATGGTACTGATGATGTTTCAGAATTGAGAGGTATGCCAGATGAATAA
- a CDS encoding Na(+)/H(+) antiporter subunit F1 has product MKEIILFLALALFMVAIFLNLYRVIVGPSLPDRAIALDTIGVNFISAIAIVSIVLTTTAFLEAILILGILAFIGTIAFSKYIERGDIIERKRND; this is encoded by the coding sequence ATGAAAGAAATCATACTATTTTTGGCCCTGGCCTTATTTATGGTGGCTATTTTCTTAAATCTTTATCGAGTCATCGTTGGCCCATCATTACCAGACAGAGCGATTGCTTTAGATACCATTGGTGTTAATTTTATTTCGGCAATTGCCATTGTTTCCATAGTTTTAACAACTACAGCATTTTTAGAGGCGATTCTAATTTTAGGTATATTAGCTTTTATCGGTACAATTGCCTTTTCAAAGTATATTGAAAGGGGCGATATT
- a CDS encoding Na+/H+ antiporter subunit E: protein MLGQFILNLFIALLWLLLVDEHVPQLTTFFTGFVVGIVIIYVMHRFFGTKFYLRRVFKILVLMLIFVREILSSSYVIMKQILTPRLKITPGIFQYKTRLRGDWEITTLALLLTLTPGSVVMEVSEDGQVFYIHAMDLEESKDSLLRSLNKFEKAIMEVTR from the coding sequence GTGTTAGGTCAATTTATATTGAATCTATTTATAGCCCTTTTATGGTTATTACTAGTTGACGAACATGTCCCACAGCTAACGACATTTTTTACTGGTTTTGTTGTAGGGATTGTGATTATCTACGTCATGCATCGTTTTTTTGGTACTAAATTTTATTTAAGAAGAGTATTCAAAATTCTCGTATTAATGTTGATATTTGTTAGAGAAATTTTAAGTTCAAGTTATGTCATTATGAAACAGATCTTAACTCCGAGATTAAAAATTACTCCCGGCATTTTTCAATACAAAACAAGGCTGAGAGGAGATTGGGAAATAACGACTTTGGCACTTCTATTAACATTGACTCCAGGTTCTGTAGTAATGGAAGTTTCTGAAGATGGTCAAGTATTCTATATTCATGCAATGGATCTTGAAGAATCAAAAGATTCCTTACTCCGTTCATTAAATAAATTCGAGAAGGCGATCATGGAGGTGACAAGATAA
- a CDS encoding carbohydrate kinase produces the protein MLHSNKEFILVYGDAFVDYIAEDQTNTSFTKYLGGATINVAAGISRIGAPSALITITGDDETSEFVRAEIKKEGVNLDYAIFDPKKRVSGVYVHLTEACERIFKDYVDETPELQVTSTQLNEDAFKRASIFNFCSGTMFQSTALETTRKGVELAKENGAILAMDANIRPLRWSDAETCRHTIKSFFDTTDILKLSDEELLFLTETNNIEEGIKKLHKWHIPIVLVTLGEEGTIAVYNGEVIQVSTEKIEPVDTTGAGDAFMAGILRYVHFNGMPSTKEQIVQSVSFANRLGALAATKPGALTALPHYSEIKNLI, from the coding sequence ATGCTTCATTCAAATAAAGAATTTATATTAGTATACGGAGATGCATTTGTTGACTATATTGCAGAAGACCAAACGAATACATCGTTTACCAAATATTTAGGTGGAGCTACAATTAATGTTGCCGCTGGTATTAGTAGAATCGGTGCACCATCAGCACTAATAACTATTACAGGTGATGACGAAACTTCGGAGTTTGTTCGTGCGGAAATTAAGAAAGAAGGAGTTAATTTAGATTACGCAATCTTTGACCCGAAAAAACGGGTATCAGGTGTATATGTTCATCTAACAGAAGCTTGTGAACGTATTTTTAAAGATTATGTTGATGAGACCCCTGAACTACAAGTTACCTCAACGCAACTTAATGAAGACGCATTCAAAAGGGCATCCATTTTTAATTTTTGCTCAGGAACAATGTTTCAGTCCACAGCACTAGAAACAACAAGAAAAGGTGTTGAATTGGCAAAGGAAAATGGTGCTATCCTTGCAATGGATGCCAATATTCGTCCATTAAGATGGAGCGATGCTGAAACTTGTCGTCATACGATTAAGTCTTTCTTTGATACAACCGATATTTTGAAATTATCAGATGAGGAGCTTCTATTTCTTACTGAAACGAACAATATAGAAGAAGGGATAAAGAAACTTCATAAATGGCATATCCCTATAGTGTTAGTAACTTTAGGTGAGGAAGGCACTATAGCTGTATATAATGGGGAAGTAATCCAAGTTTCTACCGAAAAAATCGAACCTGTTGATACTACTGGTGCCGGTGATGCGTTCATGGCGGGAATTTTGCGGTATGTGCATTTCAATGGGATGCCATCGACAAAAGAACAAATAGTACAAAGTGTTAGTTTTGCAAATCGTTTAGGTGCGCTAGCTGCAACAAAACCAGGGGCATTAACTGCCCTACCACATTATAGTGAAATAAAAAATTTAATATAA
- a CDS encoding Na+/H+ antiporter subunit A, which translates to MPIEFVIILIPFLIALLIPIFYRRLSKTVIGWVVFIIPLILFILLTTYIPRISNGETFSNTFEWIPSLNINFTTYIDGLSLIFGLLITGIGTLVVFYSNFYLSKKESLHHFYCYLLLFMGAMLGVVFSDNLMVLYAFWELTSVSSFLLIAFWHHRKASRAGARKSMTITVTGGIAMLAGFLMLYVMSGTMSIREIIGNIEVISEHVLFIPALFLVLLGAFTKSAQFPFHIWLPDAMEAPTPVSAYLHSATMVKAGIYLVARFTPIFGGEMTWFWAITGIGLITLIWGSFNAVRQTDLKAILAFSTVSQLGLIMSLLGIGSVALYYGYSEESVIFTQATFAALFHLINHSTFKGALFMMVGIVDHEVGTRDIRRLGGLMSFMPVTFTIALIGSFSMAGLPPFNGFLSKEMFFTAVVKVSTLDLFSLDSFGVFIPIIAWIASVFTFIYCLIIVGRTFTGKVKPDIKERGLHEAPFGMLVSPLILVTLVIIIFFFPNMIGNYLLKPAMTSIYPTFPSAEEMTPHIYAWHGVNLELWMTIGVIILGIVLFKLMKYWIIVYKWIPKKLTLNSIYEGFITKSENVSENLTNRYMNGNLTNYFVYIYIIFVVMVAGYFVTSEAFVWNYLNNSRVEHYELILVFIMMFAAIALLFINSRISTVLINGVLGYSVAFFFVIFRAPDLALTQLVVESVTTALFLICFKFLPKMKKEESTRIWRLSKGVISILVGATVTLIGLAVVNYDHFNTISTYFEDAYHLAGGKNIVNTILGDFRAFDTMLEVVVLFIAGLGVYSLIKLKARKGDTDGEN; encoded by the coding sequence GTGCCAATTGAATTTGTCATTATCCTAATCCCATTTCTAATAGCGTTACTCATCCCTATTTTTTACAGGCGTCTGAGTAAAACAGTTATTGGTTGGGTTGTATTTATTATTCCATTAATTCTTTTCATTTTATTAACTACATATATCCCTCGTATTTCAAATGGTGAGACATTTTCCAATACTTTCGAGTGGATACCCTCGTTAAATATTAATTTCACAACTTATATAGACGGTCTAAGTTTAATATTCGGGTTACTTATAACTGGGATTGGAACTTTAGTCGTTTTCTACTCTAATTTTTATTTATCAAAAAAAGAATCGTTACATCATTTTTATTGTTACTTGTTACTATTTATGGGTGCAATGCTAGGTGTTGTATTTTCCGATAATCTAATGGTGTTGTATGCATTTTGGGAATTAACTAGTGTATCTTCATTTCTGTTAATAGCATTTTGGCATCACCGTAAGGCTTCCAGAGCAGGTGCGCGAAAATCAATGACCATTACTGTAACAGGTGGAATTGCCATGCTGGCAGGTTTTTTAATGCTCTATGTAATGTCTGGAACAATGAGTATTCGGGAAATTATTGGGAATATTGAAGTGATTAGTGAGCACGTATTATTTATTCCAGCATTATTTCTAGTACTCTTAGGAGCATTTACTAAGTCTGCACAATTCCCGTTTCATATCTGGTTACCTGATGCTATGGAAGCGCCTACACCGGTCAGTGCATATCTACATTCAGCCACTATGGTGAAAGCGGGTATTTATTTAGTCGCACGTTTCACACCTATTTTTGGTGGAGAAATGACTTGGTTTTGGGCAATTACAGGTATAGGACTCATCACTTTAATTTGGGGTTCGTTTAACGCAGTTCGTCAAACAGACTTAAAAGCCATATTAGCGTTTTCGACAGTGAGTCAACTAGGGTTAATTATGAGTTTATTAGGCATTGGTTCGGTCGCATTATATTATGGATACTCTGAAGAATCCGTAATTTTTACACAAGCTACATTTGCGGCTTTATTTCACTTAATAAATCACTCTACTTTTAAAGGTGCTTTGTTCATGATGGTAGGCATAGTCGATCACGAAGTTGGTACTCGTGATATTAGACGTTTAGGTGGATTGATGTCCTTTATGCCTGTCACTTTCACAATTGCTTTAATTGGTTCTTTTTCTATGGCAGGACTACCGCCGTTTAATGGTTTCTTGAGTAAGGAAATGTTCTTTACTGCAGTAGTAAAGGTAAGTACGTTAGATCTATTTTCTTTAGATAGTTTTGGAGTATTTATTCCAATCATTGCATGGATTGCAAGTGTATTCACTTTTATTTATTGCTTAATCATCGTTGGTCGAACGTTTACTGGAAAAGTAAAACCTGATATTAAGGAAAGAGGTTTACACGAGGCACCATTTGGGATGTTAGTATCCCCACTAATTTTGGTGACATTAGTAATCATTATTTTCTTCTTCCCTAATATGATTGGTAATTATTTGTTGAAACCAGCAATGACAAGTATTTATCCAACTTTCCCTTCTGCAGAGGAAATGACGCCACATATCTATGCTTGGCATGGGGTTAATTTAGAATTATGGATGACAATAGGTGTTATTATTTTAGGAATTGTCTTATTTAAACTAATGAAATATTGGATAATAGTGTATAAATGGATTCCAAAAAAATTAACGTTAAATTCAATTTATGAAGGTTTTATTACTAAAAGTGAAAATGTATCAGAGAATCTCACTAATCGTTATATGAATGGTAATTTAACAAACTACTTTGTTTATATTTATATAATTTTTGTTGTAATGGTAGCAGGTTATTTTGTCACATCTGAAGCATTTGTCTGGAATTATTTAAATAATTCTCGGGTCGAACATTATGAATTAATTTTAGTTTTTATCATGATGTTTGCAGCAATTGCATTACTTTTTATTAATTCAAGAATATCAACGGTTTTAATAAATGGAGTACTTGGTTATTCTGTTGCATTCTTTTTCGTCATATTCCGTGCACCGGACTTAGCTTTAACACAACTCGTGGTGGAATCTGTTACAACAGCATTGTTTTTAATATGTTTTAAGTTCCTACCAAAAATGAAAAAAGAAGAAAGCACGAGAATTTGGAGATTATCAAAAGGAGTAATTTCAATTCTTGTTGGAGCCACAGTAACGCTAATAGGACTGGCAGTTGTTAACTATGACCATTTCAATACAATCTCAACTTACTTTGAAGATGCCTATCATCTTGCTGGTGGTAAAAACATTGTGAATACTATATTAGGTGATTTCCGTGCTTTTGATACGATGTTAGAGGTAGTCGTTCTCTTTATTGCTGGCTTAGGAGTTTATTCCCTCATTAAGTTAAAAGCGAGAAAGGGGGATACTGACGGTGAAAATTAA
- a CDS encoding Na+/H+ antiporter subunit D, translated as MNNIIVLPLIIPIITAVILVFLREHIILQRIITLITMVFISAISVVLLLVVQSNGIIKIDFSGWLPPFGILFVADSFALLMVIISSIVTILCLIYSFSTIGYKHEHMFFYPFVLFLIAGVNGSFLTGDIFNLFVCFEVMLFASYVLVALGGEKIQLRESLKYMLINVVASWIFLVALAYLYGTIKTLNMAHIADRVAEVGQNPLITTVAILFLIVFSLKAGLLLFFWLPGSYTVPPTAVQALFAALLTKVGIYALIRTFTLMFPLNQEVTHTLIGIMAGITIIAGCMGALSGKDVYTIATYNVIIGVGFILIGLAVGTESAISGAIYYLMHDMVAKALLFLLIGTMVYLTGETVVKRMSGLIQHYPLFGWMFLIVLLALTGVPPLSGFVGKILIGQGAIEAGSFVLLAIGFASSVIVLYSLLRIFLASFFGETTVSEEDKKPIPKGVMMSFILLTLSMIYLGVGVESLSVYVQDATRTLMNPSVYIDAILEEGM; from the coding sequence ATGAATAATATCATTGTTTTGCCTCTGATTATTCCAATTATTACGGCAGTTATACTTGTATTTTTACGGGAACATATCATTCTACAGCGAATAATTACGCTTATCACTATGGTCTTTATTTCAGCTATATCAGTTGTATTGTTATTAGTAGTACAATCGAATGGAATTATAAAGATTGATTTTAGTGGATGGCTACCGCCATTTGGCATTTTATTTGTTGCAGATTCGTTTGCATTATTAATGGTCATTATATCAAGTATCGTTACCATTCTTTGTTTAATATATTCTTTCTCAACAATTGGTTACAAACATGAGCATATGTTCTTTTACCCATTCGTATTATTTTTAATTGCTGGAGTTAATGGGTCGTTTTTAACTGGAGATATTTTCAATTTATTTGTTTGTTTTGAGGTAATGCTTTTCGCCTCGTATGTATTAGTTGCGCTAGGTGGAGAAAAAATTCAGTTACGTGAGTCACTGAAATATATGTTGATTAATGTTGTAGCTTCCTGGATTTTCCTAGTAGCACTTGCCTATTTATATGGAACTATTAAAACTTTAAATATGGCACATATAGCAGACCGCGTTGCGGAAGTGGGGCAAAACCCACTAATTACGACAGTAGCAATATTGTTTTTAATTGTATTTAGTTTAAAAGCAGGACTGTTACTATTCTTCTGGCTACCGGGATCTTATACTGTACCTCCAACTGCCGTGCAAGCTCTATTTGCAGCCTTATTAACAAAAGTAGGAATATATGCTTTGATTAGAACGTTTACATTAATGTTCCCACTAAACCAAGAAGTAACCCATACGTTGATTGGGATTATGGCCGGAATTACAATTATTGCGGGTTGTATGGGTGCATTGTCTGGGAAGGATGTTTATACAATTGCAACATATAACGTCATTATTGGGGTTGGATTTATATTAATAGGGTTAGCAGTTGGTACAGAATCAGCTATATCGGGTGCCATTTATTATTTAATGCATGACATGGTGGCTAAAGCGTTGTTATTCCTTCTAATTGGAACAATGGTATATTTGACTGGTGAGACGGTTGTGAAGAGAATGAGTGGCCTTATTCAACATTACCCACTGTTTGGCTGGATGTTTTTAATCGTCTTATTAGCTTTAACAGGGGTTCCTCCTTTAAGTGGATTTGTTGGGAAAATACTAATTGGACAGGGGGCGATTGAAGCAGGTTCTTTTGTATTACTTGCTATAGGTTTTGCCTCTAGTGTCATCGTATTGTATTCACTATTAAGAATTTTCTTGGCATCATTTTTTGGAGAAACAACTGTAAGTGAAGAGGATAAAAAGCCAATTCCAAAGGGTGTAATGATGTCGTTTATATTATTAACTCTATCAATGATCTATTTAGGTGTAGGTGTAGAATCTTTATCTGTATATGTGCAAGACGCAACCCGAACTTTAATGAATCCATCTGTCTATATTGATGCGATATTAGAGGAGGGAATGTAG
- a CDS encoding DUF421 domain-containing protein — MEGFSEFNFWEMILRSTLAFFTILLLARIIGKKQLSQLTFFHYITGITIGSIAAEISANTEIQFWDAIVSLIWWTVLTLLISYIAIKSTKARVLFDDRPTILIQNGTIIKHGMKKARLHTDELSMLLREQGIFSFDEVHYAVFETNGELSILKKPAKSPATKQDMKADITLPKYMPTIVISDGIINKKNLTELNLTEEWLLNKLRKKHVENVEDVYFAQVLENGSLYISLNNGSSITNTNNHNGKGNN; from the coding sequence ATGGAAGGATTTTCGGAATTTAATTTTTGGGAAATGATTCTCCGTTCCACTTTAGCCTTTTTTACCATTTTACTTTTAGCAAGAATTATTGGCAAAAAACAGTTAAGCCAATTAACCTTTTTCCATTACATTACTGGGATTACAATCGGCTCAATAGCTGCTGAAATTTCAGCTAACACAGAAATACAATTTTGGGATGCAATCGTTTCTCTCATATGGTGGACAGTTTTAACATTGCTTATTAGTTATATTGCCATAAAATCAACAAAGGCTCGCGTGTTATTTGATGATCGTCCTACCATACTCATTCAAAACGGTACAATAATCAAACATGGCATGAAGAAAGCTAGGCTACATACAGACGAACTTTCCATGTTGTTGAGAGAACAGGGTATCTTCTCCTTTGATGAAGTACATTATGCCGTCTTTGAAACGAATGGTGAACTTAGCATATTAAAGAAACCAGCAAAAAGCCCCGCCACAAAACAAGACATGAAGGCTGATATAACATTACCAAAATATATGCCGACGATAGTTATTTCAGATGGGATAATTAATAAGAAAAATTTAACAGAACTAAATTTAACTGAAGAATGGTTGCTTAATAAGCTGAGGAAGAAACATGTAGAAAATGTAGAAGATGTATATTTTGCGCAGGTATTAGAGAATGGGTCATTATATATTAGCTTAAATAATGGGAGTAGTATTACAAATACAAACAACCATAATGGAAAAGGAAATAATTAA